The Candidatus Nealsonbacteria bacterium DNA segment TTGATACTCCCAAGCATTAAGAAGAAGACAAATAAATTCCATTTATGGCCTTTAGTAATAGCAGAGCTTTTTTTAAGAGCTTCTATTGGTCCTAGCCCCTTATCAACAACAAAGTAACCAAAAAACCAAAATTTAATTCCCCAAATAATTCCAGGCACAATTAACAGGAGCATTCCGCCAAAAATAATCAGACAATAAAGGATCAAAGCAAACAGATAGTTGAAGAACAAACGATACTGGGAGAATAGATCACTAAATCTACCCTTTTCATTATCAGAGAATTTTAGAGCGATTTTAAGCAACCCTATTGAAATTATTATAGTTAAAACAAAATCGGCAATATGAAAAACAACCAGAAAAATATTTGCTTCCAACGCCATATCCGCAATAATAGAAGGAACGATATAGAGCAGTCCGAAAACTATGAAAAGACCGATGAAAAAAACCAAGTTGCTTTTCATCGTATTCCATCCAAAGCGTATTGCTTCACCTTTAGAAAACTTTTTTGTTGTCATATTTTATTTTTTTAATTTGTTAACGATTTTTATTTAACGACCAATGTCAGCTAACGTTTCGGTATATTTGATGTCCCGTCTATGACTAAATTATATCATATTTAAATGAAATCACTAATAATCACTTAACTGGCTTTATTTTACCAATTTTTATAAAATTATCAACAAATTTACTTAGCGGTCGGACGAGCGAAAGAGTTGGGCTGATCAATCGGTAAAATCCTCTGGATTTTGTTCAAAGAAAGTTCTGACATCATCTACTAGACACCACACTTTAAGCCACTTAATATTTCAGGGAGACCCTACACAAAAGTGTGTCTGTGTGATAAAGCAAGTATATGAAAAACAATAACGACAAGACAACTAAAATGTTAGAAAATAGCATAAAAAGTTTAAGAGAAAATTTAGATTCATTATCAATGGATAAGTTTGTAGCAACAACCATTGAAACTTTAATGAACATAGAAAGAAATGAGTATTTAGAAGAAATAGACAATCCAAAAAAAGATAAAGGAAATGGCTATTATGAAAGAGCTATGAAAACTCTTTCCAGTAATTCTTTGATGGTGCATATTCCTAGAACAAGAGCTGGTTTATTCTCTCCAGCAACTCTTGAATTATTAAAGATAAACAGAGAAAAAGTTGATGAAATAGCATTATCTTTGTATAAGAGGGGGATGACTTCTCAAGATATTCAATCTTTTCTTGACGAAGTTTTTGCAGGAGGAATGTCTCCTTCAAAAATAGCGAATCTAGTATCTGTATTTGGTAAATTCAGAATTGCCTGGCAAAATGCAAAACTTGAAAAATACTACCAGGTAGTTTTCGGAGACGTTATCTTCGTAACAGTTAAAAGAGGAAATGAATACACTAAAGAAGGAGTTTTCATCGCCTATGGAGTCAGAGAAGATAATCGTAGAGAATTGCTTGTATTAGAGCTTAATCCTACGGAATCAGCTCAATTCTGGGGTGAATTATTGAGAGATCTAAAAGAAAAAAGAGGTGTTGAAGAAATTGGTCTTTTTATCGCAGATGGAATAAACTACTTAGAAGATGAAGTATCTAAAATTTATCCTAATGCGGATTTTCAGAAATGTGTTGTTCATAAGATGAGGAATATACTAACCAGAACATCTCCGAAAGACAAAGCTGAGGTTTCTATTGATCTCAAACATATTTTTGACAATTTTGATAAGGATGCTAAAGTAGAGACAGCGTTGAATAAGGTTGATTTGTTTTTAGAGAAGTGGAAACAAAAATATCCTAATTTCAAAAACTATTTGAAATATCCCATTACAAACTACAAACACTTTAAAAAGATTATAAATAATTAAGAACTCCAGACACAATTATTTGAACGGTCCCTAATTTTGGATCAAGAATACTAATGACTATGGAAGAAAAAATACAAAAAATTAAAGAAATAGTTCAAAAAGAATTATCCTGCTCTGGCCATAACATGGAGCATCTTGATAGGGTCTATAATCTTTGCTTACACTTAGCTGAAGGAGAACCCGATGTTAATTTAGAAGTTCTTCAAGTTTCTGCTCTCATGCATGATATTGCAAGAGTGCGCGAAGATATGGATAGTTCAAGGAATATTGACCATGCTATTTTAGGTGCCGAAATGGCCGGAGATATTCTTCTAGACTTCGGTTATTCTGAAGAATTTATAGAATCGGTTAAACATGCCATATTTACTCATCGTTTTAGGAATAATAATGAGCCAAAGACTAAAGAAGCCAAGATTCTTTTTGATGCTGATAAGCTTGATAGCCTTGGCTCAATGGGGATAGCTAGACTTTTTATGTTTTCAGGCCAACACAGTACGAAAATGTTTTTAGAAACTCCCCTTGATGAATATATTAAAGATAATCTTATGGGCGGAGATCCAAGTGGCAGAATTAAAGAAATTACAATTCATGCTCCGAATCTTGAGTTTGAGATAAAATTAAAATCAATGGGAGACCGCCTTTATACGTCAAAAGCTAAGGAGCTAGCCATAGGTAGGATAAATTTTATGGAAAAGTTTTTTAATAGAATGGAAAAAGAAATGAAAGGGGATTTGTAGTTGAATCGTTTAAAAAATTGTGTTAGAATTAAACAACATTATTAATTAATATAAAAAACATGAAAGGTTATATTGATAACATCGAAGATGTCACTAAAGAAAATGATAATTTTAGAAAAGTTCTTTATACTGGAAAGAATAGTCAGTTAGTGGTAATGAGCATAAAGCCCGGTGAAGAAATCGGAGAAGAAGTTCATGACCTAGACCAATTTATTAGAATTGAAGCAGGTCGTGGGGTAGCAATTCTAGATGGTGTTGAACATGATATTAGGGATGATTTTGCTATCGTTGTTCCAGCTGGAGCAAATCATAATATCATCAATACATCATCTGATAAAACATTAAAACTATATACTGTTTACTCTCCACCTGAACATAAAGATGTTGTGATACATGCAACTAAGGAAGATGCTATGGCAGACGAAGATGATCATTTTGATGGAGTAACAACTGAATAGTCATTGGAAATATTTAAATAAGCCAAGCGTTTCAATCCGCTTGGCTTTTACTATTCACTATCTTAAACCAAAATGATATTACATAGTAATATAGAAACATGATTACACTAGTATTTTTTGTTACCGCAATATCTGCTGTTTTTTATCTTCCGGTTTTTATACTTTTTAATTGAAGAAAAGGAACGATTTTTTCTTCAAAATATTTACCATTTTTTTATTAAGCATTGGACTTCAACAGCTTCTTTTTTCCTCTTGTGTTGATTTAGGCATAGTTTTCATATGCCTTTAGATTATCTAAAAAAGTGTAATACGAGCATACACATTGCTACTATTTTACAGCGTAGGTTTTGCATTTTAAACTTAGTGGTGTGTTTCGGGTGTTAATTTAGCACTTCCTTTTGACTTTTTGAACTTTGATGATATAATATGTCTTAATGAAAAATAGGATCAAAAAAGTAATAGTATTTATTCTTCCTTGTGAGGACAATAATTATCGGCCATTATTTTTAGATGGAAGACTTTTTGATTATTTAGCTTTATCTATAATCATTCTTAAGTTTATAGGTCTCCTATATTTCGTAGCGTTACCCGGAACTCCATTTTTTTCCAGTATTACTAGGAATGCATTAGTTCAAATGACAAATGAAGAGAGGAGATCGTTTGGACTTCCTCCATTAATTACTAGTCCTAAGCTAGATCAAGCTGCCATGATGAAGGCACAAGATATGATTGCAAAAGATTATTTTTCTCATTGGAGTCCCGATGGTAAATCGCCTTGGCACTGGATTACTCTTGCTGGTTATGATTATAAGTATGCAGGAGAAAACTTAGCCATGGGATTTTTAGATGCAAAGGATGTACACAGAGCTTGGGTTAATTCATCTACTCATAAAGCTAATATTATGAGCTCCAATTATGATGAGATTGGAATAGCCGTAGTTGAGGGAATTATTACTGGGCAAAGAACCTTTATTGTTGTTCAAGTTTTTGGAAAGATGAATCAAAAACCAGCACCTATAGCAGTAATTCCACCAACAGAAGAAATAATTAAAGATGTTCCTATTGAAATAGAAGATGATATTATTATTTCTGAAGAAGAGATTGTGGCAGCGGATGAAGATAATAAA contains these protein-coding regions:
- a CDS encoding transposase — encoded protein: MKNNNDKTTKMLENSIKSLRENLDSLSMDKFVATTIETLMNIERNEYLEEIDNPKKDKGNGYYERAMKTLSSNSLMVHIPRTRAGLFSPATLELLKINREKVDEIALSLYKRGMTSQDIQSFLDEVFAGGMSPSKIANLVSVFGKFRIAWQNAKLEKYYQVVFGDVIFVTVKRGNEYTKEGVFIAYGVREDNRRELLVLELNPTESAQFWGELLRDLKEKRGVEEIGLFIADGINYLEDEVSKIYPNADFQKCVVHKMRNILTRTSPKDKAEVSIDLKHIFDNFDKDAKVETALNKVDLFLEKWKQKYPNFKNYLKYPITNYKHFKKIINN
- a CDS encoding HD domain-containing protein, which encodes MTMEEKIQKIKEIVQKELSCSGHNMEHLDRVYNLCLHLAEGEPDVNLEVLQVSALMHDIARVREDMDSSRNIDHAILGAEMAGDILLDFGYSEEFIESVKHAIFTHRFRNNNEPKTKEAKILFDADKLDSLGSMGIARLFMFSGQHSTKMFLETPLDEYIKDNLMGGDPSGRIKEITIHAPNLEFEIKLKSMGDRLYTSKAKELAIGRINFMEKFFNRMEKEMKGDL
- a CDS encoding cupin domain-containing protein → MKGYIDNIEDVTKENDNFRKVLYTGKNSQLVVMSIKPGEEIGEEVHDLDQFIRIEAGRGVAILDGVEHDIRDDFAIVVPAGANHNIINTSSDKTLKLYTVYSPPEHKDVVIHATKEDAMADEDDHFDGVTTE
- a CDS encoding CAP domain-containing protein produces the protein MKNRIKKVIVFILPCEDNNYRPLFLDGRLFDYLALSIIILKFIGLLYFVALPGTPFFSSITRNALVQMTNEERRSFGLPPLITSPKLDQAAMMKAQDMIAKDYFSHWSPDGKSPWHWITLAGYDYKYAGENLAMGFLDAKDVHRAWVNSSTHKANIMSSNYDEIGIAVVEGIITGQRTFIVVQVFGKMNQKPAPIAVIPPTEEIIKDVPIEIEDDIIISEEEIVAADEDNKESEQLILGYFDSGIYFSSGGTIQGAKMGLFEFLMLEYDGVVQRIILISLLFLIFILIVNIFIRFDVQHPDLIFKGLFFLGLFLLFNYLDQVTLLRLISGAPLIG